A single region of the Mercenaria mercenaria strain notata chromosome 6, MADL_Memer_1, whole genome shotgun sequence genome encodes:
- the LOC123548891 gene encoding uncharacterized protein LOC123548891 yields MPCQVCGRLYDEIIKLHRYNDPNWETDSAKWCTDHWQFAKCFMTTTSKTSNNSASETDATGLLGVIINGIFFQSYIQCLINPPYDTFSQAKKTRNDILHSSSQELTDMELTSYIQIMLSVLEDPNTLINDVAAKSATARLKQMMNDPFVITTTHETKVISNALNAIKEEREKSEERIRNLTEEKKQAIEEKTEECLARFQTDEKENSPEANADASSDADPHLHNLKTAQKDHESRLQAVEAKVDSMNANIGILKEQLATLKEAEKLHHERNSYLKCKQEFQQKLIHLYRKHFVYTSISPLKTGKLLQKYMKFMSILK; encoded by the exons ATGCCGTGCCAAGTATGTGGCAGATTGTATGACGAGATCATCAAACTACACCGATACAATGATCCAAACTGGGAAACAGACTCAGCTAAATGGTGTACTGACCATTGGCAATTTGCCAAATGTTTTATGACAACGACAAGTAAAACATCTAACAATTCCGCTTCGGAAACAGATGCCACTGGTCTTCTCGGTGTTATTATAAACGGCATTTTTTTCCAGTCATACATCCAGTGTCTTATAAATCCTCCATATGACACATTTAGCCAG GCAAAAAAGACAAGAAATGATATATTGCACAGTTCATCACAAGAACTTACAGACATGGAACTAACAAGTTATATCCAGATAATGCTTTCAGTACTGGAGGACCCAAATACACTGATCAACGATGTTGCAGCAAAATCTGCCACTGCCAGGTTAAAGCAG ATGATGAATGATCCCTTTGTCATAACAACAACACATGAAACAAAGGTAATAAGTAATGCACTGAATGCTataaaagaagaaagagaaaagtCTGAGGAACGTATCAGGAACTTAACTGAAGAAAAGAAACAGGCCATAGAAGAGAAAACCGAGGAATGTTTAGCTAGGTTTCAAacagatgaaaaagaaaattcaCCAGAAGCAAATGCAGATGCGTCTTCAGATGCAGACCCTCATTTACATAATCTCAAAACTGCACAGAAGGACCATGAATCT AGACTGCAAGCAGTCGAAGCAAAAGTTGACAGCATGAATGCAAATATAGGAATTCTTAAGGAACAACTTGCTACATTAAAAGAGGCCGAGAAACTTCACCATGAAAGAAACAGCTATCTTAAATGTAAACAGG AGTTTCAACAGAAACTGATACATCTGTATCGGAAACACTTCGTTTACACTTCAATCTCTCCACTGAAGACAGGCAAATTATTGCAGAAATACATGAAGTTTATGTCCATCCTAAAATGA
- the LOC123548892 gene encoding uncharacterized protein LOC123548892, translating into MFYSMRNQVLYIALFFLVISGGRFIYCWKQEGSRLLPDMVVASSIVVAMILIDIYRLKPAPSHTFKSLILQYIYLRATMVFGYVLKTRFDKMCNKCKEQQENILKEILAQNKDTLFARDHGLENVNSVKTFRETMPLTSYGNYRKYAEMIKEEGTENILFPGKAYYLALTSGTTSGKSKVFPKNPKTRNKAMTWLITLQYILTYATENNFLTKWLYVKLLPTLIATKSGIESGPVSAVTNKINVPFFAVPNLSIHTEYEALYIHLAFSLAEDDVSCFSTMVSTTALSLLTILEKDWSLLCNDIENGRLSESLDIPAVERNRLNNLMKADPRRGAFLRKEFAKGFKSVVSRIWPQCPCLLAIKTGVFETPANIVREKYLGDLPIVTLLHVGTETMYGMNIDPMAQPDVNYVALLPINFFEFLPVEEFEEKSPSTLLAHQVEVGRMYEIVITTFDGLYRYRTEDVVKITGFCGTTPVYQFMYRAGDILTANMEKVPEFLLHDAVYAAAATWKETIVDFTSCESVHVHLAGAPDTSSRYVVFIELRDAKTLDEHEVNMVDKKLCESHTDYMEMRKDNTLQPVQMIQMKTGAFDKIKEMMLASNPDAFCMQYKLPRIMRRKDILKAMLDMKI; encoded by the exons ACATGGTCGTTGCCAGCAGCATTGTGGTCGCAATGATTCTGATAGACATTTATAGACTGAAACCAGCACCATCTCacacatttaaaagtttaatattgCAGTACATTTACTTAAGAGCCACAATGGTGTTTGGGTATGTACTGAAAACACGTTTTGATAAGATGTGTAACAAGTGTAAAGAGCAACAAGAAAACATTCTTAAAGAAATCTTAGCACAAAATAAGGATACACTTTTCGCGAGGGATCACGGTCTAGAAAATGTTAACTCTGTCAAAACATTTAGAGAAACCATGCCGCTTACATCATACGGTAATTACCGGAAGTATGCTGAAATGATAAAAGAGGAAGGTACAGAAAATATACTGTTTCCCGGAAAAGCTTACTATCTGGCCCTTACTTCCGGTACAACTTCCGGTAAAAGCAAGGTGTTTCCAAAAAACCCTAAAACGCGGAATAAGGCAATGACATGGCTTATAACATTGCAATACATTCTGACGTATGCTacagaaaataactttttaacaaaatggttgtatgtaaaacttttaccaacACTAATTGCCACCAAATCCGGGATAGAATCTGGACCTGTTTCAGCTGTTACAAACAAAATCAACGTTCCATTTTTTGCTGTCCCAAATCTATCCATACACACGGAATACGAGGCCCTTTACATTCATTTAGCATTTAGTCTTGCAGAAGATGATGTGTCCTGTTTTTCAACCATGGTTTCAACAACAGCATTATCTTTACTCACAATACTGGAGAAGGATTGGAGTTTGCTTTGCAATGACATTGAAAATGGAAGACTCTCAGAAAGTTTGGACATTCCTGCTGTTGAAAGAAATCGATTAAATAATCTGATGAAAGCTGATCCAAGACGCGGAGCATTTTTAAGGAAAGAATTTGCTAAGGGATTTAAGAGTGTTGTGTCTAGAATATGGCCGCAATGTCCGTGTCTTCTGGCAATTAAGACAGGAGTGTTTGAAACACCG gCAAATATAGTAAGGGAGAAATACTTGGGCGATCTACCCATTGTCACTTTACTTCATGTTGGAACTGAAACCATGTATGGTATGAACATTGATCCTATGGCACAACCAGATGTCAACTACGTGGCCTTACTACCAATAAACTTCTTTGAGTTTCTTCCAGTTGaagaatttgaagaaaaatcacCATCCACATTACTCGCGCATCAG gTGGAAGTCGGACGAATGTACGAGATTGTGATTACGACATTTGATGGGTTGTATCGGTATAGAACGGAAGATGTCGTCAAGATAACCGGCTTCTGTGGTACAACGCCAGTATACCAATTCATGTACAG AGCTGGCGATATTCTAACAGCAAATATGGAAAAAGTACCTGAATTTCTCCTTCACGATGCAGTTTATGCCGCCGCTGCTACATGGAAGGAGACCATTGTAGATTTTACCAGCTGTGAAAGCGTGCATGTGCATCTAGCTGGAg CGCCCGATACCAGCTCAAGATATGTGGTGTTCATTGAATTGAGAGATGCAAAAACATTAGATGAACACGAGGTAAATATG GTTGATAAGAAACTGTGTGAAAGTCATACTGATTACATGGAAATGCGCAAAGACAACACACTTCAGCCAGTTCAAATGATTCAGATGAAAACAGGCGCATTCgacaaaataaaggaaatgaTGTTAGCATCAAACCCAGATGCATTTTGCATGCAGTACAAATTACCAAGAATCATGAGAAGGAAAGACATTTTGAAAGCTATGTtagatatgaaaatataa